From a single Chitinophaga sp. Cy-1792 genomic region:
- the ubiE gene encoding bifunctional demethylmenaquinone methyltransferase/2-methoxy-6-polyprenyl-1,4-benzoquinol methylase UbiE yields MSGKLNVEKIVPFSESNLSKKQQIATMFDDIAHRYDFLNHFMSLGIDVIWRKKALKYLKSLQPKNMLDVATGTGDFAIMASKRLNPDHITGIDISEGMLAHGREKIQKEGLTNKISLQLGDSETISFPDQTFDAITVAFGVRNFENLQKGLAEMRRVLKPGGKLVILEFSNPTVFPIKQFYNLYFRYITPLIGKWIAKSKAAYSYLPESVKAFPQGEEMCNILTNTGFQAVTCKTLTFGICSIYCASR; encoded by the coding sequence ATGTCAGGAAAATTAAATGTTGAGAAGATTGTTCCCTTTTCGGAGTCAAATTTAAGCAAGAAGCAGCAGATAGCCACGATGTTTGATGACATTGCTCATCGATACGACTTTCTGAACCATTTCATGTCTTTAGGTATTGATGTTATCTGGCGTAAAAAAGCGCTGAAATACCTGAAAAGCCTGCAGCCAAAAAATATGCTGGATGTGGCCACAGGAACCGGTGATTTTGCCATTATGGCGTCCAAACGCCTGAACCCCGACCATATTACGGGCATCGACATCTCTGAAGGGATGCTGGCTCATGGCCGTGAGAAGATCCAGAAAGAGGGCCTTACCAACAAAATTAGCCTGCAGTTGGGCGACAGTGAGACAATAAGTTTTCCAGATCAGACGTTTGATGCGATAACTGTAGCCTTTGGTGTACGTAATTTCGAAAACCTGCAGAAAGGGCTGGCAGAAATGAGAAGGGTACTGAAACCTGGTGGCAAATTGGTTATTCTTGAATTTTCCAACCCGACAGTTTTCCCTATTAAGCAATTTTATAATTTGTATTTTCGTTATATAACACCCCTGATCGGGAAATGGATAGCCAAGAGCAAAGCAGCCTATAGCTATCTGCCAGAGTCCGTGAAAGCGTTTCCACAGGGAGAAGAAATGTGCAATATTTTAACCAATACAGGATTCCAGGCCGTTACATGCAAAACGCTCACATTCGGCATATGTTCCATCTATTGCGCTTCGCGTTAA
- the yihA gene encoding ribosome biogenesis GTP-binding protein YihA/YsxC, with protein MIIKTAEYLISSPDWEKCPKPTWPEYAFIGRSNVGKSSLINLLTNNEKLAKTSGTPGKTQLINHFIINNAWYLVDLPGYGFAKRSMSQRRQWEQMIENYLRKRENLVNVFVLIDSRHAPQKIDIEFINQLGEWQVPFSIVFTKADKGTQAEVSKNVKLFLNKMRETWEFLPPHFVTSTVKKMGRDAILGYIEELNAQFRAIA; from the coding sequence ATGATAATTAAGACAGCAGAATATCTCATCAGTAGTCCCGACTGGGAAAAGTGTCCAAAGCCGACCTGGCCGGAATATGCATTTATCGGGCGTTCCAACGTGGGTAAATCTTCACTGATCAATTTGCTGACTAATAACGAGAAACTGGCGAAAACCTCCGGAACTCCCGGTAAAACACAGCTGATAAATCACTTCATCATCAATAATGCCTGGTACCTGGTCGATCTGCCGGGGTACGGGTTTGCCAAAAGGAGTATGTCGCAACGCCGCCAGTGGGAGCAAATGATCGAAAACTATCTGCGTAAGCGGGAAAACCTGGTAAATGTATTTGTACTGATCGACAGCCGCCACGCACCACAAAAAATTGATATCGAATTTATCAACCAGCTGGGCGAATGGCAGGTGCCTTTCAGCATCGTATTTACCAAAGCAGATAAAGGAACCCAGGCAGAAGTAAGCAAAAATGTAAAGCTGTTTCTCAATAAAATGAGAGAAACATGGGAATTCCTACCACCTCACTTCGTTACCTCTACCGTTAAAAAAATGGGAAGAGACGCCATCCTGGGCTATATCGAAGAATTAAATGCCCAGTTCAGGGCAATTGCCTGA
- a CDS encoding ribonuclease H-like YkuK family protein, producing the protein MQWRRFNGEPIHLPVKEEVRRAIIRERGNGYRLKVCIGTDSQVKGLDTEFATVIVFLREGHGGFMFIQNEKTKTSYSIKERMLVEVSRSIEIAYELCDLFTEYEVDMEVHADINTNPQFKSNLALREAMGYILGMGFAFKAKPEAFASSCCADKIVN; encoded by the coding sequence ATGCAATGGAGAAGATTTAATGGAGAGCCCATTCATCTCCCAGTCAAAGAGGAAGTTCGCCGGGCCATCATCCGTGAAAGGGGGAATGGATACCGGCTGAAAGTGTGTATTGGAACGGATTCACAAGTGAAAGGTCTGGATACCGAATTTGCCACGGTGATCGTATTTCTCCGGGAAGGCCATGGCGGCTTTATGTTTATCCAGAATGAAAAAACGAAGACCAGTTATTCCATCAAAGAGAGAATGCTGGTAGAAGTTTCCCGTAGTATTGAGATTGCCTATGAGTTGTGCGACCTGTTTACAGAATATGAAGTAGATATGGAAGTGCATGCAGACATCAATACTAATCCACAATTTAAAAGTAACCTGGCGTTACGTGAGGCGATGGGCTATATCCTGGGAATGGGTTTTGCCTTTAAAGCCAAGCCAGAAGCGTTTGCCAGCAGCTGCTGCGCTGATAAGATTGTAAATTAA
- a CDS encoding CoA-binding protein, which produces METSDKKLTVVLGASPNPSRYSYLAVSMLQKHGHPIVAIGNREGNIEGQEIIKEHPNVANVDTVTLYMNPTLQASYYDYILQLHPRRIIFNPGTENPELKELAIRNGIQPQEACTLVLLSTGQY; this is translated from the coding sequence ATGGAAACCAGCGATAAAAAACTGACTGTTGTATTGGGGGCCTCTCCCAATCCGTCCAGATATAGCTACCTGGCCGTTTCCATGCTGCAGAAGCATGGACATCCCATTGTGGCTATTGGCAACAGGGAAGGAAATATAGAAGGACAGGAGATCATCAAAGAACATCCGAACGTTGCCAACGTAGATACAGTGACACTGTATATGAACCCTACGCTACAGGCATCTTACTATGACTATATTTTACAATTGCATCCCAGGCGGATCATCTTTAATCCGGGTACAGAAAATCCTGAACTAAAGGAACTGGCCATCAGGAATGGTATACAGCCACAGGAAGCATGTACATTGGTATTATTGAGCACAGGACAGTATTAG
- a CDS encoding TIGR01777 family oxidoreductase, producing MKNKKIIIAGGSGFLGRSLAKYWSPDNQLIILSREQHINAGSITYLQWDGQTLGEWAAALEGADLLVNLSGKSVNCRYNEANKKAIFDSRTFSTQVLGQAVLAAKNPPKVWINAASATIYRHAEDHPMDEFNGEIANDFSVQVCKKWEQTFNDLSLPQTRKAILRIGVTLGSEPGGVMQPYCNLVKFGLGGQQGNGLQKYTWVHAEDVAGMMAWIAENPTLDGTFNCTSPNPVNNRIFMATLRKAAGHYFGLPAAAWMLAIGARLIGTETELLLKSRWVLPTRALQCGYNFRYPLLEPAIRNILSEMTRSSYHLF from the coding sequence ATGAAAAACAAAAAAATCATCATAGCCGGTGGCAGCGGATTTCTTGGAAGGAGTCTGGCCAAATACTGGAGTCCGGACAACCAGCTTATCATCCTTTCCAGGGAGCAGCATATCAACGCCGGCAGCATCACCTATCTTCAATGGGATGGACAGACCCTGGGCGAATGGGCCGCAGCCCTGGAAGGCGCCGACCTCCTGGTTAACCTCTCCGGAAAGAGTGTCAACTGCCGGTATAACGAGGCAAATAAAAAAGCTATTTTCGACAGCCGCACCTTTTCCACACAGGTGTTAGGCCAGGCAGTACTGGCGGCAAAAAATCCGCCCAAAGTATGGATCAATGCGGCTTCTGCCACTATTTACCGCCATGCCGAAGACCATCCGATGGATGAATTCAATGGTGAAATAGCCAATGATTTTTCTGTACAGGTATGTAAAAAATGGGAACAGACATTCAACGACCTTTCCCTTCCGCAAACAAGGAAAGCCATTCTTCGTATAGGCGTTACGTTAGGTAGTGAGCCGGGAGGTGTCATGCAACCGTATTGCAACCTGGTAAAATTCGGACTGGGTGGCCAGCAGGGCAACGGTTTACAGAAATACACCTGGGTACATGCCGAAGACGTGGCTGGCATGATGGCCTGGATCGCTGAAAACCCAACGCTGGACGGCACTTTCAACTGCACCTCTCCCAACCCGGTCAACAACCGGATATTTATGGCAACACTGCGCAAAGCCGCAGGCCATTATTTCGGACTGCCAGCCGCAGCATGGATGCTGGCCATAGGCGCCAGGCTGATCGGCACGGAAACGGAATTGTTGCTGAAAAGCAGGTGGGTACTACCTACCAGAGCCCTGCAATGTGGCTATAACTTCCGTTATCCCCTACTGGAGCCGGCCATACGTAACATTCTTAGTGAAATGACCAGGAGCAGCTACCATCTGTTCTGA
- a CDS encoding GbsR/MarR family transcriptional regulator, with protein sequence MNLPEAKAQFIQTWGSLGAQWGINRTMAQIHALLLVMPDPLSADDIMEELNISRGNTNMNVRELINWGLVERVLIPGERKEYFIAEKDIWKVATYIARERKKRELDPIMKVLQQLQQAEGDPKDKELKAFKDSIQNINKFAQQTDKTISAFIKSEENWFYSSLLKLIK encoded by the coding sequence ATGAACTTACCTGAAGCAAAAGCGCAATTTATTCAAACATGGGGATCACTGGGTGCACAATGGGGTATTAACCGTACCATGGCTCAGATTCACGCGCTGCTGCTAGTGATGCCGGACCCACTCAGCGCAGATGATATCATGGAAGAACTGAATATCTCCCGTGGTAACACCAACATGAACGTACGTGAACTCATTAACTGGGGGCTCGTAGAGCGGGTACTCATTCCTGGTGAAAGAAAGGAATATTTCATTGCCGAAAAAGATATCTGGAAAGTCGCTACCTACATCGCACGCGAACGTAAAAAACGTGAGCTCGATCCTATCATGAAAGTACTCCAACAATTACAGCAGGCCGAAGGCGACCCTAAAGACAAAGAACTCAAAGCCTTCAAAGACTCCATCCAGAACATCAACAAGTTTGCACAGCAAACAGATAAAACCATTTCTGCCTTCATTAAATCGGAAGAAAACTGGTTCTATAGCAGCCTGCTGAAACTCATCAAGTAA
- a CDS encoding pyruvate dehydrogenase complex dihydrolipoamide acetyltransferase: protein MAEVIRMPLLSDTMTEGVIAEWHKKVGDTVKADDVIAEVETDKATMEVMGYVEGTILYIGVEKGKAAKVNEIIAIVGKPGEDYKAFLDGGNNGTAAPAKEAAAPAPAPTAAPAVSAADDAAVKEALKNATVIRMPLLSDTMTEGKIVAWNKNVGDTVKSDDVLAEVETDKATMEVIGYADGTLLYIGVPAGTAAKVNGIIAIVGKPGTNVDAILAAEKGGAAPAPAAEAAPAAAPTAAPASAPAANAVASTSADGRVKASPLAKKIAADKGIDISQVPGSGDGGRVIKADVDNYKPSAAPVATTAPAAGPAAPAFVPAGQEGFTDTPLTQMRKVIAKRLSESKFTAPHFYLKIDVIMDKAMEARKSINEISPVKISFNDMVIKASALALKQHPDVNASWMGDFIRHNHHVHIGSAVAIEDGLIVPVIRFADQKSLSQIAGEAKGLYDKAKNKKLQPQDFTGNTFTISNLGMLGIDEFTAIINPPDSAILAVGNIKETAIVEKGQVKIANIMKLTLSCDHRSVDGAVGARFLATLKGYLENPVTMLV, encoded by the coding sequence ATGGCAGAAGTTATCAGAATGCCCCTTTTGAGTGATACAATGACTGAAGGGGTGATTGCGGAATGGCATAAAAAGGTGGGCGATACCGTAAAAGCAGACGATGTTATTGCTGAAGTGGAAACGGACAAAGCAACGATGGAAGTAATGGGTTATGTAGAAGGAACCATATTATACATTGGTGTTGAGAAAGGGAAAGCAGCTAAGGTTAATGAAATCATTGCCATTGTAGGTAAACCAGGCGAAGATTATAAGGCATTCCTGGATGGAGGTAATAATGGAACTGCTGCTCCTGCGAAAGAAGCTGCTGCTCCGGCACCTGCACCAACCGCCGCTCCTGCTGTATCTGCCGCTGATGACGCTGCAGTGAAGGAAGCGCTGAAGAATGCTACTGTTATTCGTATGCCGTTGCTGAGCGATACCATGACAGAAGGTAAAATCGTTGCATGGAATAAGAATGTTGGCGATACTGTAAAGAGTGATGATGTACTGGCTGAAGTAGAGACCGATAAGGCGACTATGGAAGTAATCGGTTATGCTGATGGTACTTTATTATATATAGGCGTACCTGCTGGTACTGCTGCAAAAGTGAATGGTATCATTGCTATCGTGGGTAAACCAGGTACCAATGTAGATGCGATTCTGGCTGCTGAGAAAGGTGGCGCTGCTCCTGCTCCGGCTGCTGAAGCTGCTCCTGCGGCTGCTCCAACCGCTGCTCCGGCTAGTGCTCCTGCTGCAAATGCGGTGGCATCTACCAGTGCTGATGGTCGTGTAAAAGCATCTCCGCTGGCTAAGAAAATCGCTGCCGACAAAGGTATCGATATCAGCCAGGTGCCAGGTTCCGGTGATGGTGGTCGTGTAATCAAAGCGGATGTGGATAACTACAAACCATCTGCTGCACCTGTTGCTACAACCGCTCCTGCTGCTGGTCCGGCTGCTCCTGCATTCGTTCCTGCCGGTCAGGAAGGCTTCACTGATACGCCGCTGACACAGATGCGTAAAGTGATTGCAAAACGCCTGAGCGAAAGCAAATTTACTGCTCCACACTTCTATCTGAAGATTGATGTGATCATGGATAAAGCAATGGAAGCACGTAAATCTATCAACGAAATTTCTCCGGTTAAGATCTCCTTCAATGATATGGTGATCAAAGCTTCTGCACTGGCGCTGAAACAGCACCCAGATGTAAATGCAAGCTGGATGGGTGATTTCATCCGTCATAACCACCACGTACATATCGGTTCTGCGGTAGCTATCGAAGATGGCCTGATCGTTCCGGTTATCCGTTTTGCTGATCAGAAATCCCTGAGCCAGATTGCGGGTGAAGCCAAAGGCCTGTACGACAAAGCTAAAAACAAGAAGCTCCAGCCACAGGACTTCACTGGTAATACTTTCACTATCTCTAACCTGGGTATGCTGGGTATCGACGAGTTCACTGCTATTATCAATCCTCCGGATTCAGCAATCCTGGCGGTAGGTAATATCAAAGAAACTGCGATTGTTGAGAAAGGTCAGGTTAAGATTGCCAATATTATGAAACTGACCCTCAGCTGCGACCACAGAAGTGTGGATGGTGCTGTAGGTGCCCGTTTCCTGGCGACGCTGAAAGGTTACCTGGAAAATCCGGTTACTATGTTGGTGTAA
- a CDS encoding DNA polymerase III subunit gamma/tau, with protein MENFIVSARKYRPQNFSTVVGQSHITTTLKNAIRNHQLAHAFLFCGPRGVGKTTCARILAKTINCENLQPDGEACNECHSCKSFNEGSSFNIHELDAASNNSVDDIRTLVEQVRFAPQAGKYKIYIIDEVHMLSSSAFNAFLKTLEEPPSYAIFILATTEKHKILPTILSRCQIFDFKRITIQDTVDHLQDICNKEHIQADQDALHLVAQKTDGCMRDSLSTLDKIVSFTSGHLTYQNTLEHLNILDYDYFFKVMDYVLQQDVASALLLFDEVLQKGFEGDNFLGGWAEFLRNLLLSKEEKAVHLVEVSGNLKERYKQLAGKISPAYLITALNLLNETEIHYRLARNKRLHVEMALIKLCFLQQAVTLVSEEQTGEVAKKKLVPDGSAPQKLRAPMAQPVSIKTVTEKPATTASIQAEQATAPQPVIPVQPAPAPIPVQQPPAAPQAQAPAPQPATQPVPTATASSTVNENSTSTVARPAAAATATKLTGLAAMKEAMAAKAQHSPVQAATPLSMGAITEFWEEFIDRYRQANKMTVVSNLALAVLKMLNADEIGIVSRNIVQFRFMEEEKLVISEFFKEKFNNPMIILTLQLDESQQTQDIGPAPLSSREQFQQMSEKYPLVKELRDRLGMELDF; from the coding sequence ATGGAGAATTTTATCGTTTCAGCCCGTAAGTACCGTCCACAGAATTTTTCAACAGTTGTTGGACAATCACATATCACCACCACATTAAAGAATGCCATCCGCAACCATCAGTTAGCGCATGCCTTTTTGTTTTGTGGGCCAAGGGGAGTAGGTAAAACCACGTGTGCCCGTATCCTGGCCAAGACTATCAACTGTGAGAACCTTCAGCCAGATGGGGAGGCATGTAATGAGTGTCATTCCTGTAAATCCTTTAATGAAGGTAGTTCTTTCAACATCCATGAGCTGGATGCCGCGTCTAACAACTCAGTAGACGACATCCGTACGCTGGTGGAACAGGTGAGATTTGCGCCACAGGCGGGAAAATACAAGATATATATAATAGATGAGGTCCACATGCTCAGTTCTTCTGCATTCAATGCATTTCTGAAGACACTGGAGGAGCCGCCATCTTATGCCATATTTATATTGGCCACTACCGAGAAGCACAAGATCCTTCCTACTATTCTCAGCCGATGCCAGATCTTCGATTTCAAGCGCATTACGATTCAGGATACGGTGGACCATCTGCAGGACATCTGTAATAAGGAGCATATCCAGGCGGACCAGGATGCGTTGCACCTGGTGGCCCAGAAAACGGATGGCTGTATGCGTGACTCTCTCAGTACGTTGGACAAGATTGTCAGCTTTACCAGCGGACATCTTACCTATCAGAACACGCTGGAGCACCTGAATATCCTGGATTACGATTACTTCTTCAAGGTAATGGATTATGTGTTGCAGCAGGATGTCGCATCTGCCTTATTATTATTTGATGAAGTTTTACAGAAAGGATTTGAGGGAGATAATTTCCTGGGCGGATGGGCAGAGTTTTTAAGAAACCTGTTGCTCAGTAAGGAAGAGAAGGCCGTTCACCTGGTAGAAGTATCTGGTAACCTGAAAGAGCGCTATAAGCAACTCGCAGGGAAGATTAGTCCTGCCTACCTGATTACCGCCTTAAACCTCTTAAACGAAACAGAGATCCATTACAGGCTGGCGCGTAACAAGCGACTGCATGTAGAGATGGCGTTGATCAAGCTTTGCTTCCTGCAGCAGGCTGTGACTTTAGTAAGTGAAGAGCAAACCGGCGAGGTAGCAAAAAAAAAATTAGTACCTGATGGCAGTGCGCCGCAGAAGCTGCGTGCACCGATGGCGCAACCTGTCAGCATAAAGACAGTAACAGAGAAACCGGCTACGACAGCCAGTATTCAGGCGGAGCAGGCGACGGCTCCGCAACCGGTGATACCGGTTCAGCCAGCACCGGCACCTATACCTGTGCAGCAACCACCTGCGGCACCACAAGCGCAGGCACCTGCGCCACAACCAGCTACTCAACCGGTGCCGACAGCTACAGCAAGCAGTACAGTTAATGAAAATAGCACCAGTACAGTTGCCCGACCAGCGGCGGCGGCCACCGCCACCAAGCTAACCGGGCTGGCAGCTATGAAAGAGGCTATGGCGGCCAAGGCACAGCATAGTCCTGTACAGGCAGCCACACCACTTTCTATGGGAGCTATTACTGAATTCTGGGAAGAGTTTATCGACCGTTACAGGCAGGCCAACAAGATGACGGTGGTGAGTAATCTCGCGCTGGCAGTGTTAAAGATGCTGAATGCGGATGAGATCGGTATTGTGAGCAGGAACATTGTGCAGTTCAGGTTTATGGAGGAAGAAAAGCTCGTTATTTCTGAATTTTTCAAGGAAAAATTCAATAATCCGATGATCATTCTGACGCTTCAGCTGGACGAGAGTCAGCAAACACAGGATATTGGTCCGGCTCCGTTATCGAGCAGGGAGCAGTTTCAGCAGATGTCTGAAAAATATCCGTTGGTGAAGGAGCTGAGAGACCGGTTGGGGATGGAATTGGATTTTTAA
- a CDS encoding M48 family metallopeptidase yields MTNLNLDRSFDSDHAVIATTIPNRQQKMKVFGFIILFFLLYVVLISIAGALALGCIAGGLTLIRYYDVLYAVIPGIALIVLGSSLLYFLGRFLFHRHQPVNPYRTQINADNHPRLFAFLQQLVADTRISFPRKIFVVPDVRASLFYNASFFNLFWPIRRNLEIGLGLVNSVNISEFKMLLAHEFGHFSRENSSLSRYVYGLNKMLHDMLYENDDWNELARHRHSGSISGFFIHITLLILNGMQYLLRQMHRVINKHYQDISRDIAIQADEIALHMAGTRAAISAIRRADIGSYCMEHCMHKLPELSEHKLRFQNLYEVQRNLIRYYTLQSYGRVDAEGLPVVTGPFTKAYLKSRVQLRDEWSLQPSLESRISMFLQANVDREQLNTSAWQLFNQPAVMQEAMTGQVYSVLSMESNDCSWICPQQFVDDLEQRQRTYEFPKVFNSYYDNRSFAQADFRFLQPLSAEELKQITLETLYHPDVVMRMRTCYRDLQDSETLHAIAVQQLQTRHFEFDGKRYRANKAERLARKLSRAAVEERQWLTGNDLLACRYHYTVALASGQQTADNLVGRYQEILDYQRDASLLSDLVIRIIHGIGLIFNSNHQTMEEAVPSFDMLTETAISFRKLLLHLITAPAIRNNLPGQIEESIEYFRQHDCQFIRHGIPDYAGIKALHDISNGLMEYLNNRIILLKKEYLELLIELDHLHTTN; encoded by the coding sequence ATGACCAACTTAAACCTGGACCGCAGTTTTGATAGTGACCATGCGGTTATTGCCACCACCATTCCAAACAGACAACAAAAAATGAAGGTCTTTGGCTTTATCATATTATTTTTTTTGCTGTATGTGGTATTGATTTCCATTGCCGGAGCGCTTGCCCTGGGCTGTATTGCGGGAGGCCTGACGCTGATCCGGTATTATGATGTACTGTATGCTGTTATTCCCGGAATAGCCTTGATTGTACTTGGCAGCAGTCTTTTATACTTTCTGGGGCGTTTCCTGTTTCACAGGCACCAGCCAGTCAATCCGTATCGCACGCAGATCAATGCAGACAATCATCCCCGGTTGTTTGCCTTTTTGCAGCAGTTAGTTGCTGACACCCGGATCAGTTTTCCGCGGAAGATATTTGTGGTGCCCGATGTTCGGGCCTCCTTATTTTACAATGCCAGTTTCTTCAATCTTTTCTGGCCTATCCGCCGCAATCTTGAGATTGGGTTGGGGTTGGTCAATAGTGTCAACATCAGCGAGTTTAAGATGCTGCTGGCACATGAGTTCGGGCATTTTTCCCGGGAAAATTCTTCCCTCAGCAGATATGTATATGGTTTGAATAAGATGCTGCATGATATGCTATATGAAAACGATGACTGGAATGAGCTGGCCCGTCACCGGCACAGTGGTTCCATCAGCGGTTTCTTCATTCATATTACCCTGCTGATATTAAATGGTATGCAGTACCTGTTGCGACAAATGCACCGGGTCATCAATAAACATTACCAGGATATCAGTCGTGATATTGCCATACAGGCAGATGAGATTGCCTTGCATATGGCAGGGACCCGTGCAGCCATCAGTGCGATCCGCCGGGCGGATATCGGCAGTTATTGTATGGAGCACTGTATGCATAAGCTACCGGAGTTATCTGAACATAAATTACGTTTTCAGAACCTGTATGAAGTACAGCGGAACCTGATCCGTTACTACACGCTGCAAAGCTATGGCCGGGTGGATGCGGAAGGTTTACCGGTTGTTACCGGTCCATTTACCAAAGCATACCTGAAAAGCCGGGTACAGCTGCGGGATGAATGGAGCCTGCAACCTTCGCTGGAATCCAGGATCAGTATGTTTTTACAGGCCAATGTAGATAGGGAACAGCTCAATACCAGTGCCTGGCAGCTGTTTAATCAGCCGGCAGTCATGCAGGAAGCCATGACCGGACAGGTTTACAGTGTGCTCTCCATGGAGAGTAACGACTGTTCATGGATTTGCCCGCAGCAGTTTGTAGATGACCTGGAACAGCGGCAACGTACTTATGAGTTTCCCAAAGTTTTCAACAGTTATTACGATAACAGGTCTTTCGCGCAGGCAGACTTCAGGTTTCTGCAGCCCCTGAGTGCGGAAGAACTAAAGCAGATTACCCTGGAAACGTTGTACCATCCGGATGTGGTGATGCGTATGCGTACCTGCTACCGCGATTTACAGGATTCAGAAACCCTGCATGCCATCGCTGTACAACAGTTGCAGACCAGGCATTTTGAGTTTGACGGGAAACGGTACAGGGCAAACAAGGCCGAAAGGCTGGCCCGGAAATTAAGCAGGGCAGCCGTAGAAGAAAGGCAATGGCTGACAGGTAATGACCTGCTGGCTTGTCGCTACCACTATACCGTTGCATTGGCATCCGGGCAGCAAACAGCAGATAACCTGGTAGGCCGTTACCAGGAAATACTGGATTACCAGCGTGATGCCAGTCTGCTCAGTGACCTGGTGATACGCATCATTCACGGGATCGGCCTGATCTTTAATTCCAACCACCAGACTATGGAGGAGGCGGTGCCTTCCTTTGATATGCTGACAGAAACGGCCATTTCTTTCAGGAAGTTATTACTGCACCTTATCACGGCGCCGGCTATACGAAATAATCTGCCTGGACAAATTGAAGAAAGTATTGAATATTTCCGGCAGCATGACTGTCAGTTTATCCGTCATGGCATCCCTGATTATGCCGGTATTAAAGCGTTACACGATATCAGCAACGGGTTGATGGAGTATCTTAACAACCGTATTATCCTGTTGAAAAAAGAATACCTGGAATTATTAATCGAGCTGGATCATCTGCATACCACCAACTAA
- a CDS encoding GNAT family N-acetyltransferase, giving the protein MIALHQSKTATDEIRNLYESAFPLEERRPWPDQLKLLAADKIRLLTLEKDGKFAGFVFYWQLPAFAFIEYFAISPESRGGGAGTTVMTLLEKELKSIVLEVEPPNTEQAIRRINFYERLHYKTFPEYYEQPPYYPGYPFLQLKLMYLGTPPDLDFITIKKALYATVYNL; this is encoded by the coding sequence ATGATAGCATTACACCAAAGCAAAACGGCCACGGATGAAATACGTAACCTGTATGAATCCGCTTTTCCGCTGGAAGAGAGAAGACCATGGCCAGATCAGTTAAAACTACTGGCTGCTGATAAAATCCGGCTGCTTACCCTCGAAAAGGACGGGAAATTTGCCGGATTTGTATTTTACTGGCAATTGCCGGCATTTGCTTTCATCGAATATTTTGCTATTTCACCGGAATCAAGGGGAGGTGGTGCCGGCACCACCGTCATGACATTGCTGGAAAAAGAACTGAAAAGCATTGTGCTGGAAGTGGAACCTCCCAATACAGAACAGGCCATCCGCAGAATCAATTTCTATGAACGCCTGCACTATAAAACATTTCCCGAATACTACGAACAACCACCTTATTACCCGGGATATCCTTTTCTGCAGCTGAAGCTGATGTACCTCGGTACTCCACCAGATCTGGATTTCATCACAATAAAAAAAGCACTATACGCCACTGTATATAATCTATAA